One stretch of Cedecea neteri DNA includes these proteins:
- a CDS encoding DNA alkylation repair protein, giving the protein MSESVENQNAFKHAFNHALLQDIANLIAQHYPAFNVDAFLKKAEKLDKLEMKARVQTIRDALAAELPQDYPAALGVVVSVLKENKLRGFAVWPFAEFIQVYGLDQPEISLEALKVVTVCFTAEWAVRPFIKQDPDATMRFLLKCAQDESVDLRRWASEGTRPRVPWGEKLHLFIKDPAGTRAILDALKFDPELYVRKSVANHLNDITKDHPDYVIQLLQSWQQQAKQSGSEEVKKVAWITRHSLRTLIKNGHPDALALIGVQHGADVALDAFSIRQKAIALGGNLEFKVSLRSTSDAPQNIVVDYVLHFMKANGSTAPKVFKLRAFELPAGGSVTIEKKHAVKKITTRQYYSGVQQIEIQVNGKVLGGDEWALDL; this is encoded by the coding sequence GTGAGTGAGTCCGTCGAAAATCAGAACGCGTTTAAGCATGCTTTTAATCATGCGCTTTTGCAGGACATTGCGAACTTAATCGCGCAGCACTATCCCGCCTTTAACGTCGATGCCTTTCTAAAAAAAGCAGAGAAGCTGGATAAGCTGGAGATGAAGGCCAGGGTCCAGACCATCCGCGACGCGCTGGCGGCTGAGCTGCCGCAGGACTACCCGGCGGCACTGGGCGTGGTGGTTTCGGTATTAAAAGAGAATAAGCTTCGCGGTTTTGCCGTCTGGCCCTTCGCGGAGTTTATTCAGGTTTATGGCCTGGACCAGCCGGAAATTTCCCTCGAAGCCCTGAAAGTGGTCACCGTTTGTTTTACCGCCGAATGGGCGGTGAGGCCTTTTATAAAACAGGATCCTGACGCAACCATGCGCTTTCTGCTCAAATGTGCGCAGGACGAAAGCGTGGACCTTCGCCGCTGGGCTTCGGAAGGCACACGCCCGCGCGTGCCGTGGGGCGAAAAGCTGCATCTGTTTATCAAAGACCCGGCGGGAACACGTGCGATTCTGGATGCCCTGAAGTTCGACCCGGAGCTGTACGTCCGAAAAAGCGTGGCCAACCACCTGAACGACATCACCAAAGATCACCCGGACTACGTAATTCAGCTCCTGCAAAGCTGGCAGCAGCAGGCGAAACAGTCCGGCAGTGAAGAGGTAAAAAAAGTCGCGTGGATAACCCGCCACTCGCTGCGCACCTTAATTAAGAACGGTCACCCGGACGCGCTGGCGCTGATCGGCGTGCAGCACGGCGCGGACGTCGCGTTGGATGCCTTCTCAATCAGGCAAAAAGCCATCGCCCTCGGAGGAAACCTGGAATTTAAGGTCAGCCTGCGCTCAACCAGCGACGCTCCACAAAATATCGTGGTCGATTACGTACTGCACTTTATGAAAGCCAACGGCAGCACCGCCCCGAAGGTCTTCAAGCTCCGCGCGTTCGAACTCCCGGCCGGAGGCTCAGTTACCATAGAGAAAAAGCACGCGGTGAAGAAAATCACCACCCGCCAGTATTACTCCGGCGTGCAGCAGATCGAGATCCAGGTCAACGGTAAGGTGCTTGGGGGAGATGAGTGGGCGTTGGATTTATAG
- a CDS encoding EmmdR/YeeO family multidrug/toxin efflux MATE transporter encodes MNLHAVLRQTVAKTPWYAKRKSYRVLFWREITPLAVPIFLENTCVLLMGVLSTFLVSWLGKEAMAGVGLADSFNMVIMAFFAAIDLGTTVVVAFSFGRLDPERARAAARQSLILMTIVSFIMAAGIHLAGTHIIDVIAGNATPEVKGLALSYLQTTVWSYPAAAIALIGSGALRGAGNTKIPLLINGGMNILNIIISSILIYGIFGWGGLGFVGAGLGLTISRYIGAAGIIFVLMIGFNPALRISLKSYFTPLNWGILWEVLGIGIPASVESVLFNGGKLLTQMFVAGMGTNVIAGNFIAFSVASLINLPGNALGSASTIIVGRRLGKGQIGQAERQLRHTFWLATIGLTVIAWGTAPFAGLFASFYTSEDDVKEVVKVLLWMNAAFMPIWAASWVLPAGLKGARDARYAMWVSMAGMWGCRVIAGYTLGIVLGMGVVGVWLGMFGDWAVRGACFYWRMISGRWLKKYPRPPKEPLTVPEESAV; translated from the coding sequence TTGAACTTACATGCAGTCCTTCGCCAGACCGTGGCGAAAACGCCGTGGTACGCCAAACGTAAGAGTTATCGGGTGCTGTTCTGGCGAGAGATAACGCCGCTGGCGGTGCCTATCTTCCTAGAAAACACCTGCGTGCTGCTGATGGGCGTACTCAGTACCTTCCTCGTCAGCTGGTTAGGGAAAGAGGCGATGGCGGGCGTGGGACTCGCCGACAGCTTTAATATGGTTATTATGGCGTTCTTCGCCGCTATCGACCTTGGCACCACGGTGGTGGTGGCGTTCAGCTTCGGCAGGCTGGATCCGGAGCGGGCGAGGGCGGCGGCCAGGCAGTCGCTGATCCTGATGACCATCGTGTCATTTATTATGGCCGCAGGCATTCACCTGGCGGGCACGCATATCATCGATGTCATCGCCGGGAACGCCACGCCAGAAGTAAAAGGTCTCGCGCTTTCCTACCTGCAAACCACCGTCTGGAGTTACCCGGCGGCGGCCATCGCGCTTATCGGCAGCGGTGCGCTGCGCGGGGCGGGGAACACCAAAATCCCGCTGCTGATTAACGGCGGCATGAACATCCTCAATATCATCATCAGCAGCATTCTTATCTACGGCATCTTCGGCTGGGGCGGGCTGGGCTTTGTCGGCGCAGGCCTGGGGCTGACCATTTCCCGCTATATCGGCGCGGCGGGTATTATTTTCGTGCTGATGATTGGCTTTAATCCGGCGCTACGCATTTCGCTGAAAAGCTACTTCACGCCGCTCAACTGGGGCATTTTATGGGAAGTGCTCGGCATCGGTATCCCGGCCAGCGTCGAGTCGGTGCTGTTCAACGGCGGCAAGCTGCTGACGCAGATGTTCGTCGCCGGGATGGGCACCAACGTCATTGCCGGGAACTTTATTGCCTTCTCCGTGGCCTCGCTGATTAACCTGCCGGGCAACGCCCTCGGGTCGGCGTCAACAATAATCGTCGGCAGGCGGCTTGGAAAAGGGCAAATCGGCCAGGCCGAGCGCCAGCTGCGCCACACGTTCTGGCTCGCCACGATTGGCCTGACGGTCATTGCCTGGGGAACCGCGCCGTTCGCCGGGCTGTTCGCCTCGTTCTATACCAGTGAAGATGACGTCAAAGAAGTCGTTAAAGTCCTGCTGTGGATGAACGCCGCGTTTATGCCTATCTGGGCCGCGTCCTGGGTGCTGCCGGCCGGGCTGAAGGGCGCGCGCGATGCCCGCTACGCGATGTGGGTGTCGATGGCGGGAATGTGGGGTTGCCGTGTTATCGCCGGTTACACGCTGGGGATTGTGCTCGGGATGGGCGTGGTGGGCGTCTGGCTGGGGATGTTCGGCGACTGGGCGGTGCGCGGCGCGTGCTTCTACTGGCGAATGATCAGCGGTCGCTGGCTGAAAAAATACCCACGACCGCCGAAAGAACCGCTTACGGTGCCAGAAGAAAGCGCCGTTTAG
- a CDS encoding GNAT family N-acetyltransferase, whose translation MSISAIHEWRMNDFLISTDNAKLNIQAVHQYLTRSTWAKGIDLETVTTSAANSLNFGIYHNESQAGFARLITDYATFAYLCDVYVLEEYQGDGLGRWLMECIHSHPVFEKLRRVLLFTTTAPWLYEKFGYEPVNKKNYAWAITRPDIYNNR comes from the coding sequence GTGAGCATTTCAGCGATACATGAATGGCGGATGAATGATTTTCTGATTAGTACTGACAATGCAAAGTTGAACATACAGGCTGTGCATCAGTATTTGACAAGATCCACATGGGCAAAAGGTATCGATCTGGAAACTGTCACCACTTCAGCAGCGAACAGCCTTAACTTTGGCATTTATCATAATGAATCCCAGGCAGGTTTTGCACGTCTGATAACGGATTATGCAACTTTCGCGTATCTTTGTGATGTGTATGTACTTGAGGAATACCAGGGCGACGGGTTGGGAAGATGGCTTATGGAATGTATTCATAGCCACCCGGTGTTTGAAAAGCTTCGCAGGGTCTTGTTATTCACAACAACTGCGCCGTGGCTTTATGAAAAATTTGGCTATGAACCGGTGAATAAGAAAAATTACGCGTGGGCTATTACCCGGCCTGATATCTATAACAATAGATAA